A section of the Anabaena cylindrica PCC 7122 genome encodes:
- a CDS encoding universal stress protein: protein MIEKILLAVSGLGHAEEMMKTLKEMPSIQSAKVTVLHVVSPQSTAAVMTDKWEEGGKILANAIQSLDLDPSQVSSILRQGDPKDVVCQVAEEMDADLIVMGSRGLKRLQSILGNSVSQYVFQLSSRPMLLVKDDIYVKRIKRAMVAIDKSEAATSCLNLALFILRGVTGGQLILANINTDLGGKLSGITDIKPEKNSVLGLAVAEAERQGVAVRCVTSSGKPGEEICRLAEELNVDLLVLGSPDRRPSIAKSFVDLDRLIGASLSDYVRVNATCPVLLARTSA, encoded by the coding sequence ATGATAGAAAAAATTTTGCTGGCTGTCTCTGGACTGGGACACGCAGAAGAAATGATGAAGACATTGAAAGAAATGCCCTCAATCCAATCTGCAAAAGTTACGGTTCTGCACGTTGTATCCCCACAAAGCACTGCGGCTGTAATGACAGATAAATGGGAAGAAGGTGGTAAGATTCTGGCTAATGCGATTCAGTCTCTGGACTTAGATCCTAGCCAAGTTTCTTCGATTTTGCGGCAAGGAGATCCTAAAGATGTCGTTTGCCAAGTAGCTGAAGAAATGGATGCTGACTTGATTGTCATGGGTTCACGGGGACTCAAGCGACTGCAATCAATTTTAGGGAATTCTGTTAGTCAGTATGTTTTCCAATTATCTTCTCGTCCCATGTTGCTGGTTAAAGATGACATTTATGTCAAAAGAATCAAGCGTGCTATGGTGGCTATAGATAAATCTGAAGCGGCAACAAGTTGTTTGAATTTAGCTCTGTTCATCCTGCGTGGTGTCACAGGTGGCCAGTTAATTTTGGCTAATATTAATACAGATTTAGGTGGCAAATTATCGGGAATTACTGATATTAAGCCAGAAAAAAATTCAGTTCTAGGGCTTGCAGTTGCAGAAGCAGAGAGACAAGGTGTCGCGGTTCGTTGTGTCACCAGTAGTGGCAAACCTGGGGAAGAAATTTGTCGTTTAGCTGAAGAACTGAATGTAGACTTGTTAGTATTAGGTTCTCCAGATCGTCGTCCATCTATTGCTAAGAGTTTTGTTGATCTAGACCGATTGATTGGCGCTTCTTTGTCTGATTACGTCCGAGTTAATGCAACTTGTCCAGTATTGTTGGCACGAACTTCTGCTTAA